AGGCTATATAGTTCGCTTCGGCGGAGAGAATAAAGATACGGAAGAGTCTATGGGCTCACTAGGATTTCTATTCTTGATGGCCTTACTCATCATGTACATTATTATCGCTTCCCAATTTGGGTCTTTGATGCAGCCTCTCGTGATCGGAAGTGCTATCCCCTTCTCCTTTATTGGAGTGATCTTAGCGTTCGTAAGTCATGGAGAATATTTCGGATTCTTAGCTATGCTTGGAATAGTAGGTCTTGCGGGAGTTGTAGTAAACGATTCTATCGTACTAGTAGATTTTGCTAACACCCTCCGAAGAGAAAATCCAAGTAAGGACATTAAAGAAATCTTAGTCGATACCGGAAATTTAAGACTTAGAGCTGTTACCTTAACTACGGTGACCACGGTTTTAGGACTTTTACCTACTGCTTACGGCATAGGAGGTTACGATCCGTTCTTAGTCCCGATGGCGTTAGCATTCGGTTGGGGACTTGCATTTGCAAGTATCATTACCCTACTCATGGTGCCTGTATTCTATCTTCATCTATATAATTTTCAGCATTGGTTTTATGGAATGTGGGAAAGGATTTTTGGTAAAAAACAAGCTGTGAAACCTGTGTATTTCCCAAGCCCTGAATTTTCCAGCGAGCCTGAGCCGATTGGACCGAATAATAAAGGTAAAAAGAAGAAGTAAGCTATAAACGAAAAGTGGGAATTTAGTCCTGCTTTTCGTTTAATATTTCCGGAACGGTTACGAATTTATAACCTTTGTCTAGCATTGCCTGGATAAAATCAGGAAGAATATAGATCAATTTTTCGGATTGTCTAGGCGAACCTAAGTGCATTAAAATAATCGCACCATTCATTCCGTTTTTGTCGGAAGTTTCCCAACGATATAAAAAGTCCAACATCTCCTCCTTAGTCTTATAATGAGGGTTTTGGACTAGCTTCGTTTTTCCGGAAACAGGATCTCTTTTGGTAATATACTTCTTATATACGAAGTCGGGAACATCTAGAGAACCTACAGTATTATTACTCCAGAAAATATGATTTTCATAACCTTGGGTAGAATATACATCCAAAATAATCTGATCTACTGCGCCGTAAGGAAGTCTATAATACTTTGTAAGAGTTAGCCCGGTAATAGTTCTAAATTTGTCCTCCACGGAAGTTAATTCTTCCAGAAGAAGATTAAAATCCGGGATCTCATCTGCAACATAACTGAGAAGTGCTCTTTTTCTAAGAGAAGGTTCTTTTAAACTTCTAGGTAAATTAAAATGGCTCCATGTATGATTCCCAAAAACCACTCTTCCATCTAAGGCTGCTAATTTTTTGAGATAAACCAAATTGGTCTTCGAGAATAAAGAACCCCCTTTTTTAGCAGGATTCTCATTGGAAACAAACAAGGTCACCTTGATCGGAAACCTCATCATAAATTCATAAAGTATTTGTAGATCCTCTCCTGTTCCTAAATCGAATGTAAGAGAGATTTCTTTAAAATTCGGATTTCCTCTACTGATATTTTTACCAGTTCCAGGTTTTGGAATGACTGCTTGTAGGGAATTTAAGTTTTTATTAACTTCTTCACTTAAATCGCCATCAGGAACATCATCTAAGATCGAAGACTTAAAACGAAGGACTTCTTCTTCTCTTTGCTGTTCTTCTAATCTTAAACTTGTAATGTCTTCTGAAAGAACAGAGATTACCTCGTTCTGTTTTTGGACGGTGTTTTGGAGAGAATCTAACCTTCTTGTCAACGCAAAAACAGTGGTGATGCTTAAGGTAAGGAAAAAGAATACGGAAGAACCGATTCTAATCTGACGAAATTTCTTTTCCAGGACTTCCGACTCTACTTCGTTGTCCTGGATTTCCTTGATCGTCTTGGAAAGTACTGTGGATTCTTCTTCGCTGAGCATGTTCTGATTTCGGTCAACTGACCAGACGGATGAATTTTCCTTTTTTGCCTTGGCGAATCAAGTATTCTGCGTTTTTACTTACGGTAAATTTTTCGTCCGAGAGTTTCTCTTCGTCGACATAAATCCCCCCTGATTTGATCAGCCTTCTCGCTTCGGAGGTAGAAGGAACAAATCCCAGTTTGGCGAGTACCCAGATCAGTTGAGGAGTTTCGGATTCTTGGAAAAATTCGGGACCTAATTTTGTTTCCGGAATATTCTCCGGAATCGCTCTCGCTTTAGGGTTATGGACCTTATTCCATTCCTCTATCGCTTCTACATTTGCATCGGAAGAAGAGAACTGGTCCATTATTAATTTTGCAAGTTCTGTTTTAACCTCTTTAGGATGTAATTCCCCGGATTGGATCCCTTTTTTGCGTTCCCCAACCGATTCCAGAGGAAGATCCGTAAGTAATTCAAAATAATTCCACATGAGATCGTCCGAAATTGACATGAGTTTTCCGAACATATCGATCGGCTCTTCCGTAATCCCTACATAATTTCCAAGTGACTTGGACATTTTTTTGACTCCGTCCAAACCGACGAGAAGTGGCAAAGTGATCACACATTGTGCCTCTTTTCCGTATTCTCTTTGTAATTCTCTACCTACGAGAAGATTGAATTTTTGGTCTGTTCCGCCGAGTTCTACATCTGCTTCCATTTCTACGGAGTCATAACCTTGGACCAGAGGATATAAAAATTCGATAAGAGAGATTGGCTGTCCGCCTTTATATCTTTTGCTGAAATCGTCCCTTTCTAAAATTTGGGCCACGCTGTATTTAGAAGTCAGCACCAGAACGTCTTCAAAATTCATCCCGGAACACCAACGGGAATTGTAAACGATCTTGGTCTTCTCCTTATCCAAAACCTTGAAAACTTGGTTTTGGTAGGTCTCCGAATTTTTCAGGACTTCTTCTTTAGAGAGTCTTTTTCTGGTTTCGGATTTGCCTGTAGGATCTCCGATCATCGCGGTAAAATCCCCGAGTAGAAAATTCACCTCGTGACCCAGGTCCTGGAAATGCCTCAATTTTCTGAGTAAAACGAAATGCCCCAGGTGAAGGTCCGGAGCTGTCGGGTCGAAACCGGCTTTGATTTTTAAGGACTTTTTTTTGGTAAGTTTGGAGGTAAGTTCCTCTTCGCTGATCAGGTCGACTGTCCCACGTCGTATCAATTCGATTTGTTTTTTAGGTTCCATTTGGCTCTTTTATTGCAATTTCACCCGGCGAAATCAGCCTGTAAAGCAGGAAGACCTTGTACATATGCAAAAACACGATCGCAAAAGCCGGTTTGAAAAATTGAAAGAAGAACAATTCGACCTCTTAATTTTGGGGGGTGGAGCCACAGGAGCCGGAGCAGCTCTGGACGCGAGCCTCCGAGGATTGAAAGTGGCACTTTTAGAAAAATCGGATTTTGCTTCTGGAACTTCTTCACGTTCCACAAAACTAATACACGGAGGGGTTCGTTATCTCGCCCAATTCCATTTCAAACTAATTCACGAGGCTCTCACAGAAAGACAAAGGCTTTTGGAAAACGCGCCTCACCTGGTCAAACCGCTTCCATTCATTCTTCCCACATACAAACTGTACGAAAAACCGTATTACAGTATCGGAATGACAATGTATGATATCCTAGCTTGGAAAGGAAATCTGCCTTCTCATAAAAGGGTTTCCAAAGAAGAAGTAGAAAAAGATTTTCCGGCTCTCCAAACCAAGGGTTTAACAGGTGGGATCTTATATTACGATTCTCAATTCAATGATGCAAGGCTAAACGTCAACCTCGCGAGAGCAGCATCTAAAGAAGGCGCTCTGGTACTGAACCAAACTGAACTTCTTTCCTTCCAGAAGAAGGACGGCAAAATTATAGGTGGAAAAGTAAAAGATCTCTTAAGTGGAGAGACCTATAACGTAAAAGCGAAAATTGTAGTAAACGCGACCGGACCTTGGGTGGATGATATTCGCTTAAAAGACGATCCAAGAACCTATCGTGTACTTTCCCCAAGCCAAGGAATCCATTTAGTTTTCAAAAAAGAAACTATTCCTTGTAATACAGCGCTTATCATTCCTAAAACAAAAGATGGACGTGTAGTATTTATAATTCCTTGGGAAGATCATGTGATCTTAGGAACCACAGACACACCAATCCACGAAGTCAGCCAAGATCCTCTTCCATTGGAATCCGAGGTGGAGTTCCTATTACAAACAGGTTCAGAATATTTAGCATCACCTCTACAAAGAAAAGATATCATCTCAGTATTCTCCGGTATCCGACCACTCATCTCTCCGGAAGGAAACCAAGATACAAAGAGTATCTCCAGAGAAGAAGTGATCTTAGTTTCTTCTTCAGGGCTTATCACGATGGGAGGAGGAAAATGGTCTACGTATAGAAAAATGTCCGAGGATCTAATTGATCGAGTCTTGAAAGAAGCTTCCTTAGAGGAATTCGGTTCCAGCAGAACTGCAAAATACGCCTTCCCTGGAAAAGTGGGTTATTCCGAAAACTTATACAAAGAAATCCAGAAAATGTATAAGGTAAGCGAGACATCCGCAAAACGTCTCCAAAACTTTTATGGCGGAGAAGTTTTCATCATCCTAGGCAAAAAACCAACTCCTCTTTTGAAAGGTGTAGAATATTTCCAAGAAGAAGTGGAATGGTTTGCTAAAGAAGAATTTGCACTCACTGTCACAGACGTTCTTGCGAGAAGATTCCGTATCCAATTCTTGGATCTGAAACTATCCGCAAAACTTGCAACACCGGTCTCACAAATTTTAGCTAAACAATTAGGTTGGAAAGAAGCACAGAGAAAGGAAAAGGAATCCGAAGCACTCGAACTGATCGAATCACTTCGAGCTACTTACAACGGTAAATAGGACACGAAGTTTTGAGAGACTCTGAGGTTTTTTCGCACAGAGACACAAAGACACGGAGCAAGTGATTTGAGGTAAAACCTCTGCGTCTCCGTGACTCTGTGTGAGACTACACTGTGTCTCTCTTAAACTCTGTGACTTTTAATCGATATAGTCCCTTAACTTCTTGGAACGAGATGGGTGGCGTAGTCTTCGAAGAGCCTTTGCTTCGATCTGACGTATCCTTTCCCTGGTTACCTTGAACTGATAACCAACCTCTTCCAAAGTTTGAGGATAACCATCATCCAAACCGAAACGCATACGGATCACCTTCTGCTCCCTTGCAGGAAGAGTATGAAGTACTTGTCTGATCTGTTCTGCAAGAATGCTGGAAGCTGCAGAATTTACAGGTGATTCCACATCCTTGTCCTCGATAAAATCTCCTAGCTCCGAATCTTCTTCTGATCCTACTGGGATCTCAAGAGAGATCGGTTCTCTCGCTACATTCTTAACTGCTTTTACTTTTTGGACAGGCCAGCCTAAACGTTCTGCAATTTCTTCATTGGAAGGATCACGGCCGAATTCCTGAACGAACAAACGAGTCTCACGGATCACCTTGTTCACTTGTTCAATCATGTGAACCGGAACACGGATCGTTCTCGCTTGGTCGGAAATCGCGCGGGTAATCGCCTGGCGGATCCACCAAGTAGCATAAGTGGAGAATTTATATCCTTTCTTATACTCGAATTTGTCTACGGCCTTGATCAGACCGATATTTCCCTCTTGGATCAGGTCGAAGAAATGCATTCCTCGGTTCGCGTAACGTTTCGCGATGGAAACCACAAGTCTTAGGTTTGCCTTTACTAGTTCTTTTTTAGCCTGAGCGATTTCTCTTTCGCCCTTGATAATCTTCTCGCCCCAGTCTTTAATCTCTTGGACAGAAGAACCGGCTTCCTGTTCCATACGACGAAGTTTACGCTCGTTGTTGCGGATATCCTTGATGACCTCACGGACCTCGTCTATAGAGACTCCCATCATTTTTTCGATATCTTCTAACTTTTCATTTTTCTCGATGAAACGGTTGAATGCTTTGATATCCTTAACGTCGTAACCGTACTGAGCTTTAATCTTTAAGAAATGACGATCGATTTCCTTGATTCTGAAGACCATAGATTTGATCTTTTGGGAAATTTTCTGGATCTCTTTTTGAGAAACTCCAAGTTCCCTTACAGCGGTATCTATGATACCTTTGGAAATATCTATTTTCTCTTTAAACTCTTTGTATTTTTTTGAGTTCTCTGAATATTTGCGGATCCTAGATTGAGCTTCTTGTAAAACTTTTTCCTGTTCTTGGATAACGGAAATGTTCTTGAAGAAAAGTTCTTCTAACTTCTTCGCTTCTTCCGCATTCATCGCGTACATCTTGTCTACACGGACAAGATCATACACTTTTGTCTTTTTACTACGGATCTTAGGAAGAAGTTTGATGAAGTTCGCTCTAAGGATAGAAGAACCTAAAATGGTTTCTTCAATGATCTTCTCGCCTTTTTCTATCTTCTTAGCAAGAAAAACCTCGGTTTCTCCGGAGATCAAATTTACCTTTCCGATCTCTTTTAAATAAAGTCGGATCGGATCTTCTGAACCACCTGCAGAAGAAGCAGTTTCTTTCTTTTTGCGGGCAGGTTTTACCGGAAGAGCCGGATCGTCTTTAGGCAGGATAGAAGTAGCCGGCTCCAAAGATTTCCTAGTATATTCTTCTACGATCTCTATTCCCATCTCGTGAAGAAGAGTGAATACATCGTCAATCTTCTCCGAGTTTAAGATCTTATCCGGAAGGATTTCATTGATTTCATCGTAGGAAATTTCGCTATTCGCTTTTCCTATCGCGATGATCTTCTGAACTTCCGGCATGCTTTGTAGATTTTCCATTCTGCGGTCCCCTATCTTACGCCCGAGTTTTCACTACGGATAAATTCCAATAATTTTGCTTTCTCGGTCTTATAATATGCCAGTTTTGTAAAATGTTCGGGATCATCTATAGGTGAGCCCGAATCCAACTCTTCCATTCTCTTATCGATCACGAAAAGTTTTTGTTGGTTTAATAGTCCCCGAAACACCTTTACAGAATCTTCAGGACTCATATCCGCTTCCGATATCAGGAAAGGAGCTATGGATTCCTTAAATTCGTTCGGGATCTCCGAAGAAATCACGGAAGCGGGAGAAACTTCTTCTTCGCTTGCGTATCTCGTATATATAAAGTCCCATAAAAACGCACTTTTAGAGTCCAAGAATTCCAGTCCGGATAATTCTTCGGAAAAACGGAATAAATGATTAGCCTTCACAAGCAAGGCAATGATCTCTCTTTCGCATTTTTCGGCAGGATTTGGGCCCGATACTCGTTTAGCGGATTTATCTTTATTATTATCGGACCCTGGAGAGGCAAACTTGGCTCCTCCCCCCTTATAATCTCGCAAAACTGCATCCATACTGATCCCGAGTCTTCTTGCCCCAAGACTTAAGAAAAACTCCTTATCGGAGTCTCGATTGAATCCTTTCAGAAATTGGTAAAGATTATCCAAAGCCCTTCTTTTCTTTTCCGGAAGAGCTCGAGAATCTGCCTTATCCAAAAGTTCTTCCACGACAAAGGAAGAAGCAGGGATTTGGTTTTCCAAAAGTTTATGCAATTCTTGGCGGTTCAATTCTTTAGAAAGATCGAAAGGGTCTTTTCCTTCCGGCAATAATATAACAAAACAATCTAAGGCCTCTTTCAGGCAAAGTTCGGCTGCATGTAGTGCGCCCTTTCTACCCGCGGAGTCCCCGTCCAAAACCAAAAGGAATTTGTCGGAGAATTTTTTCATGGTCCGGATATGATTTTCAGTTACAGCGGTTCCCATACACGCAACTGTATTTTCCAAGCCCTTATCTACGAGACCGATCACATCCAAATATCCCTCCACTAAAATTGAGGTCCTGGACTTTTGGATGGATTCTTTTGCCTGATGAAGATGATAAAACGTTCTTCCTTTATCAAATATGGAAGAAGCCGGACTGTTTACATATTTTGACTCTTTTCCTGGGCCTAAAATTCTTCCGGAAAACGCGATTACTCTGCCGGAAAGATCGAAAACTGGGAACATGATCCGATCTCTGAAAAAATCATAAGGTTCTTTTCCTTTTTCGGATTCGCGGATAAGTCCTACCTCTAGAGCGGCTCTGATTTCTTCCTTTGTGTTAAAAACTTTTCCGGTTAAGTGATTATAGCCGCCGGGAGCATACCCAAGTTGGAATGATTTTTGGATTTCTTCTCCCAGATCTCGAGAATTCAAATATTCTCTTGCTGCGAGTCCTTGTGGACCGCGTAAATTTTCTTGGAAGAAAAGAAGTGCCTTCTTATTTACTTTGTATAAGTTTTCCGTCCTTTCTACTTCTTCTTTGGCTTTTTCCTGGATCGGAATTCCTGAATACTCGGAAAGAATTTCTTTTGCTCTTTGGAAATCCACTCTTTCGTAACTCATCACGAATTGGAATAGATCTCCGGATGCCTTACATCCGAAACAATGATAGAATTGTTTATCTACGGAAACGTTGAATGAAGGAGATTTTTCTTGATGGAATGGACAAAGCCCAACCATATTTCTCCCTCTTTTCTGTAAGGGTACAAATCGACTGATATAACTTTCGATGGGAACTTCCCTACGAATACGGTCGATAAATTCCCTTTGGAACTGCAAGATTGGCCAGCTTAGGAAAGTTTAGATTTAACGATCGCAGAAACCTTTGATCCGTCGATGTTCGCGCCTTTAAACTCTGCCATTACTTTTCCCATAACCTTTCCTATGTCTTTGGGTCCGGAAGCTCCGAGTTCTATGACAAATTTTTCTACTGCGGCGATGATTTGATCCTCGGGCACATCGGGAGGTAGATATGATTTTAAGACTTCAGCTTCACCCTTTTCTTTATCCGCAAGATCGTTACGATTCGCTTTTTCGTACATTTGGATTGCATCAGTACGTTTTACGTAACCACGTTTGATTAAAACGATGACCTGTTCATCGCTCAATTCTTGGGCTCCGTTTTTCGTAAGCTCGTATTGGATATCAGCCTTGAGTAGGCGTAAGGTGGAGAGAAGAGGCTCCTGTTTTGCTTTCATAGCCTCTTTCAGGTCAGTATTAATTTTTAATTGCAGGGACATGCCCGTTCCCCTATTTCTCTTAGGAACCTAAGACCGGGGATTAACCGCGGTCTTTACGAGAGAAGAGACGTTTTTTCTTTTCTAATTTGCGTTTTGCGGATTCCAAAGCCTTTTTCTTTTTGATGCTAGGCTTTTCGTAGAATTCACGTCTTTTGATCTCGCTCATGATTCCGGCGTTAGCGCAATCTCTCTTAAAACGTTTGAGAGCGGATTCGATGGACTCGCCTTCCTTTACAATGATTCCTACCATTCGGTGGATTTCTCCTGTTTGGATTGTTTTAGGACCGGATAAACAATATCGCAAAAAAACGATACCGACCACTGCAATAAACAGAGGTCCGGAGTCTGGGGACAAAATGCCCCGTATTTACTAATTTCTGTTGACTGGGTGGGAAGTCAAGGTGATTTGGCCGTTTTTCAGACCTGAAACCTAGAAAACCCCAAAATGACCTTATATGGCCAAAATGGAGGTCCAGCCATATCCATACAAACCAAGTATGACTCCAATCCCTACCCCGTAAATCAAATGCCCGAAAACGTGAGCGGCAGCAACACTGATTCCAGCTTCTCTAAATTGCTCTAAAGGGTGGTTTCTGGCCACCAATACCACTAAAAGGAATCCTACCAAATATCCATGGAAGAATCCCACTGCTCCTCCAGTGACAATGGAAGCGATCAAAATATGAGGAGCCAAACTAATCAGGAATGCGTAAGGAAAAGCAAATATAATCCCAACGATAATATGCGTGATTATCCCGGGGACTAAGGCCTTATTCATATCCTTTGTGAAAAAACTTCCTACTGCACGGATCATATCTGCATTTACAGATCCTGCATAGTGGATGGACCACATTGAAAGGGACATACAAATGGTTCCGACAAAGCCGGCCACGAAGATCAATCCTATTGCTTCCATAATTCCTCCCGCTCGCGGGGGAAAATTGTAGTCTAGAAAATTAGGTCGGACAAGAACTAAAGGATGGTTTAAGCTGCAAAAAAATCCGCTTTTTGGATGGAAGAAATTTCGATTTCTGCTTCTATTCCGAAATCTCCGTTTTTAATCACTACGTTACCGTTCATTTTTCTATTTTTATCCAGCTCGATCACGGTCCCGTCTTTTAGAGTGAGAATGATATCTATTCCGCGGTAGTTGATATAACGTTCCAAGGTGTCCTTGAATTGTTTCGCCCTGTCTTTCATCTTCTCCTCCCTTACGTTCTGATTTACGGTACAACCGTTCATTTTCACGAGAGAGTTTTTTCAAACCGATTGAATAAATTTTTTAACCAGAGAAAGGAAATAATGCGAAGAAGATACACAGGCGATTAGTACCATTCCGAACCTTTGCGTCTCTGCGTGCCAATTTTATATATTTTTATCTCACGCAGAGTCACTAAGACGCGGAGATATTTTAAAAATGTGCTTTGAGAAGTTTTTCGTAAACCGGTTGGAAGGAATCCAAAGGTTCAGTGAATTCTAGAAATTTAATTTCGTAGTCTATGATCAGATGGTTCACTTGGAAGATCACTTCGTCGAATCTACTTTTTACGATATCCAATCTACAATCAGGACAAAAAGTTAAGAAGGATCTGGAATTTAAAACATAAAGTTTATCGTACGGACGAAGATGGGCCTGGATCACGGATTTTAATTCTTCTACAATTTCTCCGGACTTTTGTTCTCCAAGTAATTTGAAATATTGGGAAAGGTCCTGAAAATAAAAATGGGTCAGCACCATTTCTGTGCTGAGTGAATTTTTAACATCTCTTAAGAACTGGTTCGTAAATTCTTCGAACACATCCGGGATAGGCTGTCTTTCGTTCGCTGTTTCCATCTCATTTAGAAATATCGACTAGGGGCTCTCTAAAAGCCTAACTTTTTCGTAAGAAGGAAACCTTCTTTTTTAGATAAATCGCTACAAAATCTATTTAGCGGCGAGCAAAGGTTGCCAGAAATCAGGCTTGTCAAGCTGCCCTGGAGCGATTTTATATCCGGTATAGCTAAAAAGCAAAAAGGAGAACACGCAAGTGAGCGCCCACCCTACCCAATTAATGAGTCTTTCCCAATATTTAATCGAGGAACAACTCAAACTTCCCCAGGCCACCGGGGATTTTACGGCACTCATGAGCCATCTCGTATACGCCGCCAAAGTTGTTTCTAGAGAAGTGCGAAAAGCCGGTCTTTTAGAAAATATCTTAGGAGCCACCGAACAAACCAATGTCCAGGGCGAAACTGTCATGAAACTGGACGAATACGCAGACAAAATTTTTACCCATACACTTACCCGCTGCGGGCATTTATGCGTAATGGGAAGCGAAGAACAGGAAGATATCATCACAATTCCTACAGGTTATAAGGTCGGAAAATATACGATCGCGATCGATCCTTTGGACGGCTCTTCTAATATTGATGCAAACGTTTCTATTGGTACTATTTTTTCGGTTCACTTGAGAACCTCTCCTCAAGGAACTCCTGGAACGAAAGAAGATCTTTTGCAAAAAGGATCTAAACAGAGAGCAGCAGGATATATCGTTTACGGATCTTCTACCATGCTTGTTCTCTGTGTTGGAAAGGGTGTCTCCGGTTTTACATTAGATCCATCTTGTGGGGAATTTATTCTTTCTCATCCTGAAATGAAAATGCCTGAGTCTGGTGGAATCTATTCCATCAATGAAGGGAACTACGATTATTGGTCGGATGAAGTGAAAAACTATATCCGAAATATTAAATCCATCGAAGGGGGACGTAAACCTCAATCGCTTCGTTATATAGGCTCTCTTGTAGCGGATTTTCACAGAAACCTTTTGAAAGGTGGTATCTTCTTATATCCGAACGATACTAAATCTTCCAAATATCCAAAAGGAAAACTTAGACTTTTATACGAAGTTGCTCCAATGGCGCTCATTGCAGAGCAAGCGGGTGGAATGGCAGTTACTGTAGAAGGTAAGCGGATCCTGGATCTGGAACCGGAAGAGCTTCATGAAAGAACCACATTCGTTGTAGGTTCCAAAAAGGAAGTGGAACATTTCTTAACATTTATAAAAAAATAATATTCTTTCGGCGGATCTTCTTTGTTTGCCTCGCAGAAAGAAGATCCGCATCCGTGACCTTCTTCTTTCCTATCTCCTTCCTTTTATTAAAATTCCCCCAAAAACTACCTCAAAAATAAGCGCTTAATTTTTACTTATATTTTAAGCCATCTCTTACTTTCTATCAAGAAGACTTACATCTGATTTTGTATTCTTCTTATATATTATGTTTTAATAATAAATAAAAATCTCATGATTTTATTTTAGCGCTTGCTACAGAAATTTGGGCAGATAATTCTGTAGGCACTGAAAAGAAATAAGGTATTTTGAAAGAATGAAGATAGTGAAAAATTGGATCAAACCTTCTGTAGCCGTGGCTTTGACTGCGGGATACTTAGCGAGTTGTTCCCCAAATCAATCTAACTTAAGCGGTTTATTGGGCTTCTTAGCGGGCTCTGGTTCCTCTAAACAAGTGGAAGAAACGGGACCTGGAGCAGTTAAAATCGCGGAAGCAGGCGAATTATATACGGAACCTTCCTATGGGCAGGCTCTTTCTTCTTCCAGTAACGAAACAATTACTCCTTTTCCTGCGGGTATCCCTGTTCCGGAATCCAAGAATGGGCATTATTCTTGCACCACTACTAAGTGGGGAGCATCCGAGGTACGAAGCCTTGTGGATCGGGCCATTCTAAACCAAGGAGCCGAAGTAATTTATCCAGGCGCTTTATTACAAGGTAAGTTTCTGGAAGCAGGTGGGTATACTCCGGTTACCATTCCAAGATCCGGAGGTAAAATTTTCCTAACCGGTTTAAAACTCAGCCCAAATGCGATCTACTCTAAAGAGTTGCCGCAAGTAAGCGCATCTAATATCCAACAAGGGATTCAGGACATTCTATCCACTGACGTTGTAGGAACTGCTGCAGATGCTTCCTTTAGCGTGGAGCAGGTGTATAATGAGAATCACCTTTTATTCAATCTTGGATTGGATGCTCGTTTCTCCGATGTTGGTCTAAAGGTCAGCCTTGGAATAGACAATCTGGGTAAAAAGAACTATATTTTGATGAAGTTCACCCAGAAATTCTATGATGTAAATTTCGAGGATCCAACTCTTTCTACATCAGTATTTAAAGATGGAGCTAACTTCCAAGATCCGGAAGGGCAGATTTCTGCAAACAATCCTCCATTATATGTTTCTAAAGTATCTTACGGAAGAGTGGTTTATTTCCTTTTGGAATCGGAATATACAGCACTTCAAGTAAAAACAGCATTGGAAGTTGCTTGGGACCCTGGAATTCTTTCCGCGGTTTCTCCTGTACCTCCAATTGGTGGAGAAGTTTCCGTAACTCATGAGCAGGTCCTAGACAAGACCAGGATCGCTTATTTTGTAAGAGGTGGAAATGCAGGTCTCGCTCTTGCTCCGATCAGTGCGGCTGATTCCGCTACTCCGGGAAGTATGTACCAAGCTATCCGTAACTTCTTAGCAAATCCGGAAGCTGCAAACTATTCCGCCGCTAACCCTGGAGTTCCGATCGCTTATACATTAAACTATCTGAAAGACAGAACCGTGGCTAAAATGAGCTACACCACAGTGTATGACCAAAGAGATTGTGAAGCAACTTATTCCGAAAATCCTCAGGTATTTACTGCAAAACTTGGAAAAGTGGATGATAAGGTTCGTTTCTTAATGGATGGACAAGAGTTCTTCTCCACAAATCCGGAAGCGGATGTGTATACGGGACCTGAGATTAATTTGAATAATGCGATGAGTGTCGGTTCAGAACATGAGTTCACTGTGGAATTGATTAACGCAAATTGTTTCGGGACCGCTTTGGATATTGAACTAAAGCTGAATGGAACCGTATTAAGAACCCGTAATCTTAGCAGAAGTGTAAGCACATGTGGAAAACA
This genomic window from Leptospira neocaledonica contains:
- the rpsU gene encoding 30S ribosomal protein S21; this encodes MVGIIVKEGESIESALKRFKRDCANAGIMSEIKRREFYEKPSIKKKKALESAKRKLEKKKRLFSRKDRG
- a CDS encoding thiol-activated cytolysin family protein, with the protein product MKIVKNWIKPSVAVALTAGYLASCSPNQSNLSGLLGFLAGSGSSKQVEETGPGAVKIAEAGELYTEPSYGQALSSSSNETITPFPAGIPVPESKNGHYSCTTTKWGASEVRSLVDRAILNQGAEVIYPGALLQGKFLEAGGYTPVTIPRSGGKIFLTGLKLSPNAIYSKELPQVSASNIQQGIQDILSTDVVGTAADASFSVEQVYNENHLLFNLGLDARFSDVGLKVSLGIDNLGKKNYILMKFTQKFYDVNFEDPTLSTSVFKDGANFQDPEGQISANNPPLYVSKVSYGRVVYFLLESEYTALQVKTALEVAWDPGILSAVSPVPPIGGEVSVTHEQVLDKTRIAYFVRGGNAGLALAPISAADSATPGSMYQAIRNFLANPEAANYSAANPGVPIAYTLNYLKDRTVAKMSYTTVYDQRDCEATYSENPQVFTAKLGKVDDKVRFLMDGQEFFSTNPEADVYTGPEINLNNAMSVGSEHEFTVELINANCFGTALDIELKLNGTVLRTRNLSRSVSTCGKQLTYKYKLNKITGAWSIIEENETAEF
- the fbp gene encoding class 1 fructose-bisphosphatase codes for the protein MSAHPTQLMSLSQYLIEEQLKLPQATGDFTALMSHLVYAAKVVSREVRKAGLLENILGATEQTNVQGETVMKLDEYADKIFTHTLTRCGHLCVMGSEEQEDIITIPTGYKVGKYTIAIDPLDGSSNIDANVSIGTIFSVHLRTSPQGTPGTKEDLLQKGSKQRAAGYIVYGSSTMLVLCVGKGVSGFTLDPSCGEFILSHPEMKMPESGGIYSINEGNYDYWSDEVKNYIRNIKSIEGGRKPQSLRYIGSLVADFHRNLLKGGIFLYPNDTKSSKYPKGKLRLLYEVAPMALIAEQAGGMAVTVEGKRILDLEPEELHERTTFVVGSKKEVEHFLTFIKK
- the dnaG gene encoding DNA primase; amino-acid sequence: MQFQREFIDRIRREVPIESYISRFVPLQKRGRNMVGLCPFHQEKSPSFNVSVDKQFYHCFGCKASGDLFQFVMSYERVDFQRAKEILSEYSGIPIQEKAKEEVERTENLYKVNKKALLFFQENLRGPQGLAAREYLNSRDLGEEIQKSFQLGYAPGGYNHLTGKVFNTKEEIRAALEVGLIRESEKGKEPYDFFRDRIMFPVFDLSGRVIAFSGRILGPGKESKYVNSPASSIFDKGRTFYHLHQAKESIQKSRTSILVEGYLDVIGLVDKGLENTVACMGTAVTENHIRTMKKFSDKFLLVLDGDSAGRKGALHAAELCLKEALDCFVILLPEGKDPFDLSKELNRQELHKLLENQIPASSFVVEELLDKADSRALPEKKRRALDNLYQFLKGFNRDSDKEFFLSLGARRLGISMDAVLRDYKGGGAKFASPGSDNNKDKSAKRVSGPNPAEKCEREIIALLVKANHLFRFSEELSGLEFLDSKSAFLWDFIYTRYASEEEVSPASVISSEIPNEFKESIAPFLISEADMSPEDSVKVFRGLLNQQKLFVIDKRMEELDSGSPIDDPEHFTKLAYYKTEKAKLLEFIRSENSGVR
- a CDS encoding GatB/YqeY domain-containing protein, translating into MSLQLKINTDLKEAMKAKQEPLLSTLRLLKADIQYELTKNGAQELSDEQVIVLIKRGYVKRTDAIQMYEKANRNDLADKEKGEAEVLKSYLPPDVPEDQIIAAVEKFVIELGASGPKDIGKVMGKVMAEFKGANIDGSKVSAIVKSKLS